The Stenotrophomonas sp. ASS1 genome segment GATGGCTGGAATGGCCCAGCGTTGCATCCGGCATGCACGGATGGTGACGCAAAATCGTGCATTCGCATACCGGTACGTGCGTGTGAAGAACGTTTCATTCAAACCTGAATTCTTCATCTGGACATTCCAACAGCACTTGCATGTTTCGCGAAAGGTACATGTGCGCTGCACGCGCACTCGACACCGACTTGCCTAAGGTGAACGCACATTCCTGAGTGACCACGCCCCGTGAACCTGCAGACCTTGCCTTCAACGCCATACCGCATGCTTGCCGACAGCTGCCAGTTTGAGCTGCTGGATGTGGATGCCCTGCAGGATCCGGCCAGTGGGCGCCTGCTCCACCTGTACTCGCTGGTTGCGCGCTGTCTGTGCTGCGAAACGGTGTTCAAGGCGGAGGAAGGGCAAGGGCTGGTCAGCCACACCGCCGCGCGCGTGGTGCGATGCCCCACAGGTTGTGGCCAGCAGGCGTTCAAGCCGGCGTTGCTGCGTGCATGGCAGCCGCAGCGCGTCGCACAGGCCTGAGAGCACTGATACGGGGTCACAGCACCCCGGGATTGGCGCGCCACACCGCGAAGTTCAGCGCCGAGGCGAACGATATCCAGGCCAGGTAAGGCAGCAGCATCGCCGCCGCACCGCGATGGAGGCGGGCGAAGGCAACGATCGTTGCGCACACCAGCGCGATCAGTACCAGGATGTCAACGAAGGCCAGCGCGCCCAGCTTCCAGCCGAAGAACAGCCAGCTCCAGAGGGCATTGACGGCCAGCTGCACCAGATAGAGCACCAGGGCCGGTTGCGCGTTGCGCCAGCCGCGTTCGCGCCAGACCAGCCACGCCGCAATGGCCATCATGGCGTAGAGCAGGCTCCACACCGGGCCAAACACGCTGGCAGGCGGTGCCCAGGCAGGCAGGGCGAGGGTGGCGTAGAAGCTGGCGGCGGATGTCGATGCCCACGCGCCGACCGCCGCCGCCGCAAAGGTGACCACGCCCCATCCCAGAAGACCCAGAGCCTGTGAACGCCGCTTCATTCCGTACCGCTCCATCCTGCGTTTACCGCTCATACGAACGGAAGCGGCAAATGGATGCAACCCGGGGCGATCAGTCTGAAGAACCCGCGGCGCTTCCACGTTCGGCAGCCGGCAACAGCGAAGGGCGCTGATCGAACCATTCACGCGCCTTGGCCAGATGCCACTGGCGCTGTTCGCCATCAAGCTCGATGCCCGCGCCCAACAGCCCCCAGCGCAGATAGAGATCGCCCCGCTTGCGCTGCTCCAGCAGATCCAGCCGCGCACGTACCGACAGGCGATCATTCTCGGCCCGCAGGCCGTCGATCAGCAGATGACCCGGGCGCCAGCGCAACGTGGCCTGTGCATCGACCTGGCCGGAGTCGAGCAGTGACAGCGTCCAGCGCGGGTAGTCGGTGCGCTTGGCGAACACGGCCAGCAGGGGGCGTGCATCGCTCAGGGTCAGATCGGTGGTAGCGTCCACCTGGAACGGGGACTGCGCGTCGATGCGGCCCCGCTTGAACACAGCACGGCCTTTCCACGCGCTGCTGGAATCGGTGCCCGCCACCTGCACATTGCGCAGCTCCACGGTGGTGCCGGACAGATCGAAGTGGCGCTGGTTGAAGTCCCCACGGCGAAGCGTCGCGTTCACGTCGACATCGCCGCCCATGTCCAGGCCTGCAACCTTCGCACTGGCGTTGCGCCCCTGCAGGCGCGCGGTGCCGTGGCCGACGCGGCCATCGGTGTCGAGCGTGGCGTCGCCGCTGAGGCTGCCGGTGCCACGCAGCAGGCGCACCTGTTGAGAGCCGAGGTAGCCGTTGTAGGCGGCCAGGTCAGGGATGGTCGCCTCGCTGAAACGCAACCGTGCGCGAACGCCCTTGCGCAGTTCCTGCAGGCGGCCATCGCCGGTAAGGTCCACGGCCAGGTCACGCCCGTCGAACAGCCGCACATCCTTCGCATCGCTGGGGCGCGCGGTGAAGCGGGGCAGCCGGATCGCCAGCTGTGCCTGGTTGGGGGTGCCGGCCTTCAGCTCGCCATGCGCGCTGGCGGTGCCGGCCAGACGCACGCCGGCCACTTCGGCCACCGCCGCGGCGGAGGGAATGTCCACGGTGCTGCCTTCGATCAGTTCGCCATTGCGCAGGCGCAGATCGGCCTTCAGGGTGCCGCCGCCGTCGAGCTGCAGCCACGGCTTGCGCACGAACAGGGCAGGGATCCAGTTGAGCGAGGTGAAGGCCCATTCGCCGCGCACGGTACCGGAGCTGCGTTCCAGCAGCTGGGCAGGGTGCTGGAACGGAATCTCGCGCCCGGTGATGAGCAGGTCGGCATCGATGCCGGCGGCCGAATCCGGGCGTGGCGGCAGGCGGGCCTGCAGGCGCAGGTCGTTGGCCACATTGAGCTGCAGGGCCAGCACGCCGCGATTGGGCGCGCCATCGCCGAGGAAGAGCGGCACCTGCCAGAGCGCGTGGTCACCGGGTTGCAGCTGGCCGTCGATCATGTGAGCTGCCAGTTGCAGGCGGCCGGGCACCGGCGAGCTGGAGATGCGCGGCGTCTGCGCGTCCGTATCCATGCGCAGGCCCTGGCTGCGCGCATCCACCTCAAGTCGCGCATGCAGCAGCTTCAACTTGGCCAGGCCGGGCGCCTGGTCGCGATAGTGCCGCGGATAGCTGAAGCGCGCGGTCAGATCCATGTCGCCCAGCAGCTGCACGCCGTCATAGCTGGTGTCTGCCTTGCTGAACGAGACCTCGGAATCGAACAGTTCGGACGGGCCGCCGCGCAGCTGCTTGAGGAACCCGACCGTGCCGCGGCCCTTGCCGATGATCAGCAGCTTGCCGAGCCGGGCACTGCGAATGCTGTCGCTGTGGATGGCGTCGAAACGCAGGGTCCAGCCCTGGTCGCTACGCGGCGGTGACGGAATGGCGTCCTCGACGCGACTGATCTCGGCCGACACGCCTGTGGCCTGCAATCGGGGAACCCGCACTTCGCGGCTAAACAGGGGCAGGACCGCCAGGCGGGCGCTGGCACGCTCGGCATGCAGTACGTAGACGGTATGGTTGACGTGTCCGCGCATATGCACGTTCCAGGCAATGACGTGGCCCGGCAGCAGCGTGATGGCCGGGCCGGTGGTCATCACGAACTTGTGCGGCTTGCGGTTGGTGACCTGGTCGAACAGCGGGGTGTTGAGGAAGATGTTGCCGGCCAGCAGGTAGAGAACGTACATGCCCAGCAGGATGTAGCCAGCGACGCGCCATCGGCGGAGCCGGTGTGGGATGCGCGCGGAAGTAGGGGGCATGTACTGCTCTAAGGACCGGAATTCACTCAACTATTGCCGAACCGATGGCGGTGGCGCGTGAAGCGGGTGCGGGGCACTTGCTGGATTCTGCTAGTGTCCGCCTTGCCCGCTACGCCGATCCGCGAGGAATCGCATGGAAATCCGAGCTGCCACCGACGGTGACTTCGACGCCATGTGGGTGATCCTTCAGGCCGCCATTGCGACGGAAGATGCGCTTCCGTTCGCCGGCACCTTCGAGGCCGGCACCTTTCGGGACCATTGGTTCGGAGTGCAGGCGGCCTTTGTGGCCGTGCTGGAAGGGCGCGTGGCCGGAATGTACAAGATGGGCGCCAACTACCCGGACCTGGGCGCGCACGTGGCCAGTGCCACCTACGTGGTCGATCCGCTGGCGCAAGGGCGTGGCGTCGGGCGGGCGCTGGTGCAGCATAGCCTGGTTCAGGCCAGGTCGGAGGGCTTCCTGGCCATGCAGTTCAACTACGTGGTCAGTACCAATGCGCCTGCGGTCGAGCTGTACCGGAAGCTGGGCTTCGCCGTGGTCGGGACGCTACCGGCGGCGTTCCGGCATCGGACGCTGGGGTTGGTTGATGTGTATGTGATGCACCGGTTGCTGGAGGACGACGCAGGGCCGGGGCTCACCGTGAGCGGGCAACACTGCTCCCACGAATGAAGGCCGCCGCCAGCCGCAGGGCATCGTCGCTGCCCCGATCACCGCGCAGCGCGTGGACCAGTCGACCGGGCGTGACGCCGGTCCAGCGCACCAGGTCATGCGTGGCATGGGCCTGGTCGCTGTAACCGTGGCGCGCCGCAGCTGACGCGATGCTGGTGGCTTCTCCATCCAGCGTGTGCAACAGAGCCTGCAGCCTGCATACACGGGCATATTCTTTCGGGGTCATGCCCACGGCTGCCAGAAAACGCGACTGCAAGCCACGCAGTGATGTGCCCAGCTGCCGCGCCAGTTCGGCGATGCGCAGGTCGCCTTGCGCTGCATCCAGTTCCCCAACGGCCTGTTCGATGCGCTCGTCCAGGGTGAAACTGGCACAACATTCCCGCAGCACCTGCCAGAGGGGCTCGGGCGTACCGCTTGCCGCGCTGGCGCGTGCGGCTGCACTGAACGTTTCGGCAAAGAAGGCGTCCAGCGTGTACAGATCCGGGGCCTGGTCGCGAAGCCCGGGCAGGTGGACGCCGGCAATCAAGGCACTCGCCGCCGGCTGCAGCCGCACGCCGATGCAGAACACCGGGCCGACGGCCCGCAGACGAATCGGACCGCATTGCTGTGCGGCGAAACAGAACGGCAGATCGGAGCGGATCCGGCCGTCTGCCCCATGCAGATGCATCGGCACGCCCAGTTCCGCCAGCAACTCGCAGCGGCCATCGGGATAGATGACCTGTACGTCATGGCCGGGGGCTTCGTCCTGCAGCCACCAGAGGCACTGGACATGACGGCGCAGTTCGTCGGGGGCAGGGTGCTCGCGGTAGTCCATGCGGCATCGGACGCCATCCTGCGCATTTTTACAAGCGCCCTTGGTGGCCCTGCCGCTAGCCTGCAGCCAACCATCCAGGAGGTCAGTACATGTTGAAGTCGAAGGTGGCGTTGTTGGGCGCAGGCCTGGCGTTGGGAAGCGGCGCGGCCATGGCTGCACCGGCCGAGTTTGACTGGCTGGCCGGGCATTGGTGTGGCGGTACCGAGGAGCGCAGGGTTGATGAGGTCTGGCTGCCCGAGGCCGGCGGCGCCTTGCTTGGCATGTCGCGCACGCTGAGCCGCGGCGATATGGAGTCATTCGAGTACATGCGCCTGGTGCCTGCAGGCAAAGCGGCTGGCCTGCATGTGCAGCCCAATGGCGTGGCGCCGACCACGTTCGTCATTGCCGAACATGGCGCGAACTGGGTGGTGTTCGAGAATCTGCAGAATGACTTCCCGAAACGCATCGAGTACCGGCGTGATGGCACTGCGCTGAAGGCGAGCATCTCCGGTCCGGGAGTTGATGGGAAGATCCTACGGATTCCGTTTGACTATCGGCGCTGCGGGGAGTGAGTGGGAACGCTGGCCAAGAGTGAGGCCAGGGATCTGAGGACTGGGGAGGCTCTGGCCTCTTGGGTAGCGATCTTGGCCGTAACATAATATACATTATGCGAAATGATGTATCGGGCGTGGTCCGGCTCGTCGGCTAGATCTGGCAATGGCTGCGGCTCTGGCTTGGCTCTTGCCTCCCTGCAGGCTCCCCCGACAAGGATGAGATTGCAGCATGAGCAATGAGCCGTGGGCCAAGTCTGCCCAAGGGCATGTAAGGCGATTTCGTTGGGGCTTCGCCCCTTACATCCCGCCAGCAGGGAACTTTTGGACTAGATCGAATGAAGAAGATCGTTCAATCCGAGGTTACGAGGATCACGCCATTCGTAGGGCCTCGGACACCAGTCGGCGAACTTGTCCTCAATGTCATAACAGATCATTCTGTCAAATATGCCATTATTTACGGCAGCCTTAATCTTAGACACGACATGCTGATCTTCTTCGCGGAATCCAAATCCTGCTACGAGAAGTACGTTTTCCTGAATTCGATGCCTGTTTTCACACGCCTCTCGGAGTCGTTGGTTGTAGAACCGGAGGGCGGTGTTGGATGCAATGATTCCCTTCTTCACCTCCGCATCGCCGACGACCAAAACGGGCCATCGATACGGAGGATCGTTGTATTGGGTCTTCTTGAATGGCTTGTATCGAAGATCGCCATGCAAGTGCATGATCTTGAACTTTCGATCAATTCCTTCACGAAGATCTCCCCAGGGCGACCAAAAATCTGTCGTGAAGGCGCCCCGAACGTACCTTTCGCCATAGATGATGTGATCGAAGACACCATCAAAATTCAGGGTGAAGTAGTTGACTGAATCGAACCTTGAATCAAGATGACGAATTGCGGGATCAAATTGCCTAACTACTTCCAGCATCTGCCGAAGGGACACCGTAAGTTGAGTCTCAATCTGGTCCAGTGCCTGAATAATTGAATCCTGAAGACTGGATTGCTGGAAGATGTTCGCAAATGCCTGCTGGTCTATCCTAAATCGAATAAGGTCTTGCTTCGTCTTCTCGACAACAAGATTGATGGTCATCAGTCCACCCAAGATGTAGTCGAACGACTCCTGGGTAAACATTGCCTGAAGCTGCGATGGAATTCTCTCGTAGACGCTTTGACTGATCTTCTGATACGTAAAGTCGATCAAGTCTCTAGCTTGCGGACAAGCTGCCGATATTCCGTGATTAATCCCAGCGCCGCTAAGGATCGTGAGTTGCTGCATTAAAGTACGCTCCATGTATCACGTGTCCCAAGCATAGTTCAGTTTGAGAAAAGTATGCGTCGGGCTTTTCCCTACTTGACCATTACGATTGCGCTGTGCTGTAGACCCTGGAACTCCAGGGAGGGACTTAGAAGCTAGCTGGCTAAGGCGGAGTCTCCGGGAACGTCCCCATGGGGCGTTTCCCGACCTCAATCAGTGCATGTGGCGATGGCTCAGGCGTACCAGGTGATGTGGACTGAGCGATGCTGCGAGCCGGATGGTCCTGACTCAACTCCGATTTCTGGCGTGGTGCGCGATACGGATTGTGGGCCGGTCCATCGCGTGCGATCGCCACGCATACCCGTATCGAAATCTTGGCCTTGGTGCCCTGCTCCGTTACGCACGTGCAGGTGGTGTCCTGCTCAGTCGTGCCGGAAGCCATGCAGTACAGCTCGGGCTGCGATTGCATGGTGCGGTCATCGAAGGCGGGCGCGGACCACGGCTGAAATTCCACACGTGGTTTGTGTTTTTGCACGTATTCTTCGCGGGTGAGGGGCTTTGCCGTCGGCATGCCCGCGCCCAAGGGCGCCAAGGCATCTGCCGCCGGCAAAGCATCGGCCCCCTGCTCTTCCTTCTTCGCAGCTTGTGCGTTGGAGGGTTTGATGAGAAATAACCAGCCCAGCCGCATGATGCCTATCAAGGCGACCACCACTGATAGGTCCTGCCAGACTCGCTTCGGCACCTTGAATTTGTGACTGGCCGTGTGCGACGTTGTGTTGCGATACCTGTCATAGAGGTTCTTCGGATCGATCCAAATTTCCTCGTCGACCTTGTCGTGAATCCGTTCGTCGTAGGGACATGCTGAGCCACTCGATGACGAACACCAGATCAAATCCGCGATGCCGATGCGTAGACATCGAGCGGATGCGTGGATCTGGGCGTCTGCGAGCCGCAGATGGACGAACCTTTTTTGACCGTTTGGGTGCGACTTCCAGCTGAGTCGGCAAGTTTCGAAGCCCCGAAAGCTGCCCCTCTAAAGCGTCATATCTGCCTCACAGGATTCCCGCAGACTGGGGGGGCGCTGCTGCCGCCGGCTGGGCGGCCTGAATACCCTGCCGCAGCTGGCCCTGCCATCTCCCCTGCAGCTGTCGGGGAGATCGTGCAGCGGCGCCAGCCGCCAAGGGGTTTCGCTGCCGGCGATAATGCAGTTGACTGAGCATCGGGCGGCATCGGGCGGTATCGGACATGTCCAAACTGGAGGTGCGTTTGCGAACCCCGCCGCTCGCTTGCTTGAAAATGTCTGATGCCACTTGCGATGCAGCCGCTTCCGTGTATCGGTCAAGCATGGCGAATCGACGGAAGTCCGCTGCATGGTCGTCACAGATAGTGGCGGAGCTGCTCACCGAGGTGCTCCATCGCGATCACTGTCAGCTCTACTGGTTGCTGCGCCGCAGCTGACCTAAGTACCTGCGGCGGCCATCGCGCTGGAGTGCCTGCTTGACCTTCTCATTGACCTTCTCATTGACCTACTCTCAGAACATGCTTTCGTGAATCGCGTTAGCAAGCCCTGGATAGAGCGTGACCTCGAGCGAGGGTGTGATACGCACTACAAGGGTGGTATGCCAATACCGAGACCTGCGATCACCCCGGCCCGGATCGCTGCGTCGCAAGCGAATCACGCAAATCAAATCGCACGCTTGTGCCCTCAGGAACTCTCGTAGGAAGCTGGATCGGCAGGTTGCCCGATCTCCACTTTCGCGCTGGCCTTCATGCCGATCACCATACTGGCACCACGTCTCGACGCGGAAGACGGTCGCGCCGGAGCGGTCCAGCCACTCACGGCCGAAAGAATCCCTCTGAGTCAGGCCGCCGAACTTGATAGCCTCTGTCGTCAACCGGGTCCGTTCAGCAGCGCCCACGACGCCAAACACATCGGTCTGGTCGATGCCAGCCCGGGCATGGGTGATAACCAACCATGGGATAAACGGCGTCTTAAATTTCAGCCATCGAGGATCGCCTTCTTCATGCTCCTCTAGCGTTGGAGCGTCGATCTGGAACGCGTCCTGGGCGGCGACGTTTTTGGCGACGCTATCGCCCTGCTCGGAGGGCACCATCGATGAGCGCACATGGACTTCGACGCCGTCCATCGAATGCCAGTCTCCATCTATGACCAGCCATTCTCCGACCGTGTTTCCTATGCCTAATAGCGAACAGAGCCTGCTCGTGTCGGCAGTAAGTTCAACTCCTTGATCGGTCGCTTCGCGCAGGTTGACGCGAGTCGTCGCCCCGGGCCAGTCAGTGCCGTCGGCCAACCACAGGCCGTCATCGCGGGTGAGCACCTGCTCGCTCAACCACTCCTGCAACGGCTGATTCCCACGGCAGGTGGACACCGCCACTGGAAAATCGCGAAGGAACTGCCCGGCGACGGAATACAGGCCATGCCAGCACAAATGCTCACCGTAGTGATGCTGCGCCTCGGACATCTCACCGTGGCTCCTACCTAGATCCAGGCGACCACCAAGGTCATACATGCTAGTGACGCCCGGCGCACGCTGGTGTACCCAGAAGCTGAGAGCATCGCGCGTCACCCAGCGTTCGCGATCAAAGAGCGAAGCAACCTCCGATACTTCGTTCTTGTCAAAGTCGTATTCTAGGCTGACGTGCCACGCTGGCTCCGGAGACTCCTTCGGGCGAGAGTCATAGAACGACGTTCTCCCGCCTTGGCGCGTGACCATCGGGTATGCGGACTGGTTCACGCGACTCAGCTTGGCTTGCGCCGCCTTAGACAATTTAAAGGCGCCACCTCGGTGACAGGCCAGCAGTGCTTCCTTTGCGAAGTGCTGACGCAACACATGTGGATCATCCTTATCGAATGCGATTTCTTCCAATAACTGACGGTGCGGGGCGACGGCGTTCGGTGCCTCTAGCGCTACGCGAGCCATCGCGATCAGTAACCACAGCTGCGAGTGAAGATAGAAAAACGGCAGCTCTTCAGCGCCGAAGGCGCCAGCGGTCTTGTCGTGGTAGCGCGCAACCACCCGGTGTAGAACATCCGTCCGGCCAAGCCGCACGGCGGATCGCAGGGCATGTGCAGACATCCAGCGTCGTTCGGCGCGGGGCGAGCCCAGCCCGAACCAAATCAGTCCCGCGGCTATATCGATGGGATCGTCACTAGGGTAAACGCCCGGACGCCACTCCCCATCGAGCACCAATGGAGCGAGCTTGGCCGCGCCTCCGCGAAGAAGCCGAGCGAGCGCCGCCTGTGCCGCGCTGGGCTCCGCCCTTGTGCTGAAACTTGCCGCCACACTGAGCCAGACAGCTGCGGGCACCTCGGCCTCTGGTCGGGAGAATTCCTTGAGCAGTGCCACGACCAGCGCGTGGTGCTCGACACCGGTCAGCTCGGCAAGGCGATTGAGCTGGTACTGAGACAATTGTT includes the following:
- a CDS encoding N-acetyltransferase, with protein sequence MEIRAATDGDFDAMWVILQAAIATEDALPFAGTFEAGTFRDHWFGVQAAFVAVLEGRVAGMYKMGANYPDLGAHVASATYVVDPLAQGRGVGRALVQHSLVQARSEGFLAMQFNYVVSTNAPAVELYRKLGFAVVGTLPAAFRHRTLGLVDVYVMHRLLEDDAGPGLTVSGQHCSHE
- a CDS encoding TspO/MBR family protein; the encoded protein is MKRRSQALGLLGWGVVTFAAAAVGAWASTSAASFYATLALPAWAPPASVFGPVWSLLYAMMAIAAWLVWRERGWRNAQPALVLYLVQLAVNALWSWLFFGWKLGALAFVDILVLIALVCATIVAFARLHRGAAAMLLPYLAWISFASALNFAVWRANPGVL
- a CDS encoding AraC family transcriptional regulator produces the protein MDYREHPAPDELRRHVQCLWWLQDEAPGHDVQVIYPDGRCELLAELGVPMHLHGADGRIRSDLPFCFAAQQCGPIRLRAVGPVFCIGVRLQPAASALIAGVHLPGLRDQAPDLYTLDAFFAETFSAAARASAASGTPEPLWQVLRECCASFTLDERIEQAVGELDAAQGDLRIAELARQLGTSLRGLQSRFLAAVGMTPKEYARVCRLQALLHTLDGEATSIASAAARHGYSDQAHATHDLVRWTGVTPGRLVHALRGDRGSDDALRLAAAFIRGSSVARSR
- a CDS encoding DUF6265 family protein: MLKSKVALLGAGLALGSGAAMAAPAEFDWLAGHWCGGTEERRVDEVWLPEAGGALLGMSRTLSRGDMESFEYMRLVPAGKAAGLHVQPNGVAPTTFVIAEHGANWVVFENLQNDFPKRIEYRRDGTALKASISGPGVDGKILRIPFDYRRCGE